A window from Ictalurus furcatus strain D&B chromosome 16, Billie_1.0, whole genome shotgun sequence encodes these proteins:
- the LOC128620579 gene encoding trace amine-associated receptor 13c-like, translating into MSTTKFQQNLTDEFCYPDNNNSCTKKFQRGSGHVFLFFFLSCISVSTVLLNLLVIISISHFKQLHTPTNLLIMSLAVADLLVGLIVMPVNILNLIDSCWYLGKTMCALYPVLNYISVSASAGSLVFIAVDRYIAVSNPLFYSTRMTICKTSFFISLTWSCAILYNILFYLFNGHLLHPDMINKCVGECVVVQTHAASMIDLFVSFIGPCFAMLFLYLRIFKVARYQVRSINALECDNAHGRGVKSVKNKAVKTLGIVIFVYLSCWIPYYLNSMYVQSLSSMSLVWIVLNWLIYINSSVNPLIYAIFYPWFRASVKFIVTCRIFQASSSKFNLFPEPF; encoded by the coding sequence ATGAGCACCACCAAGTTCCAGCAAAACCTCACAGACGAATTTTGCTATCCTGACAACAACAACTCATGCACAAAGAAGTTTCAACGCGGCAGCGGCCacgtcttcctcttcttcttcctctcatgCATCTCGGTGTCCACCGTGCTCCTGAACCTGCTGGTGATCATCTCTATTTCCCACTTTAAACAGTTGCACACGCCAACCAATCTGCTCATCATGTCTCTGGCGGTGGCCGACCTCCTTGTTGGACTCATAGTGATGCCTGTGAATATTCTGAACCTAATAGACAGCTGCTGGTATCTCGGGAAAACCATGTGCGCACTTTATCCTGTGCTTAATTATATTTCCGTGTCGGCTTCGGCCGGAAGCCTGGTGTTCATCGCGGTCGATCGGTACATCGCCGTCTCCAACCCTTTGTTTTATTCCACCCGAATGACAATTTGTAAAACCTCCTTCTTCATAAGTCTGACCTGGTCTTGTGCTATTctgtataacattttattttatcttttcaaCGGCCACCTGCTTCATCCAGACATGATCAACAAATGTGTCGGAGAGTGTGTGGTGGTTCAAACTCACGCCGCCTCGATGATTGACCTGTTCGTTTCCTTCATCGGCCCTTGTTTCGCCATGCTGTTTTTGTACCTGAGGATTTTTAAAGTGGCGAGATATCAGGTCAGATCTATCAATGCTTTGGAGTGTGACAATGCACATGGGCGTGGGGTCAAAAGTGTAAAAAACAAAGCTGTAAAAACCTTAGgcattgttatttttgtgtatCTTTCTTGCTGGATACCTTATTATTTGAATTCCATGTATGTTCAAAGCCTGTCGTCCATGTCACTGGTGTGGATTGTGCTCAACTGGCTAATATACATTAACTCCTCTGTAAACCCCCTGATTTACGCCATATTTTACCCCTGGTTTAGAGCATCTGTTAAGTTCATTGTGACATGTAGAATATTCCAGGCTTCTTCTTCCAAGTTTAATCTGTTTCCAGAGCCTTTCTGA